The Methanobacterium lacus genome includes a region encoding these proteins:
- a CDS encoding stage II sporulation protein M, whose protein sequence is MKKERYDGFFGGLYKRNEVFIMLSAVILLGSIFAGYAFAGVLNSVLGGFYGDFQNKIIHGQIQLNTFSLFFNNLNVALLIYIGGAFVGIISAGYLIFNGLFIGYAGTQFPLGDYLVYTLPHGIPELLGIIIAGAAGFRLGSCVLNIFKDLLHMRTDISKGTQFNYIIGMHIDEFWESLKLLFIAAVLLIIAAFIEANLTIAWGNYVKSVL, encoded by the coding sequence TTGAAAAAAGAGCGATACGATGGATTTTTTGGTGGGCTTTATAAACGAAACGAAGTATTCATAATGCTTTCAGCTGTTATTCTCCTTGGATCAATTTTTGCAGGGTATGCGTTTGCAGGAGTTTTAAACTCTGTTCTCGGAGGATTTTATGGAGATTTCCAGAACAAAATTATCCATGGACAAATACAATTAAACACCTTCTCACTGTTCTTTAACAATTTAAATGTCGCCCTATTAATTTACATTGGTGGAGCATTCGTAGGAATCATATCTGCAGGGTATCTCATCTTCAACGGACTTTTCATTGGCTATGCCGGTACACAGTTCCCATTGGGAGATTATCTTGTGTACACATTACCCCACGGAATTCCGGAACTTTTAGGAATTATTATTGCAGGAGCCGCAGGTTTCAGGCTTGGAAGCTGTGTTCTGAATATTTTCAAGGATTTACTACATATGAGAACAGATATTTCGAAAGGAACCCAGTTCAACTACATTATAGGAATGCATATCGATGAATTTTGGGAATCATTAAAACTCCTATTTATAGCCGCGGTACTGTTAATTATTGCTGCATTCATAGAAGCAAACCTCACCATTGCATGGGGAAACTACGTAAAATCTGTACTCTAA
- a CDS encoding tryptophan--tRNA ligase: protein MIDPWSSAVVDYENLIEQFGIKPFADLLPEVDDPPVLMKRGIIFGQRDFGRIVKAMHEKSEFAVVSGMMPSGKMHIGHKMIVDQLVWYQKHGADIFIPIADMESFSARDIEFKESRELAIVEYLTNYIALGLDFKQKNIHCYLQSENKTVQSLAYLTGKRVNLNEMKAIYGFSGSTNISHLYVPLVQVADILHPQLEEFGGPKPTVVPVGPDQDPHIRLTRDIADRLKSKFNFIAPSSTYHRFITGLTGDKMSSSKPKTAIFLSDKPEVAEKKIKTAKTGGRESLDEQKKLGGIPEDCVVYEMLLYHLVESDKELVEMYHDCKNGTMMCGECKAKASTMIRIFFKDLSKRRNVAEGEARKILSNY from the coding sequence GTGATAGACCCATGGAGTTCAGCTGTTGTAGACTACGAAAATCTCATTGAACAGTTCGGAATTAAGCCATTCGCAGACCTTCTGCCAGAAGTGGATGATCCCCCAGTCCTCATGAAGAGGGGAATAATATTTGGTCAAAGGGATTTTGGCAGAATAGTTAAGGCCATGCATGAAAAATCTGAATTTGCTGTTGTATCTGGAATGATGCCCAGTGGAAAAATGCATATAGGCCACAAAATGATTGTTGATCAATTAGTATGGTATCAAAAACATGGCGCAGATATATTCATACCAATTGCAGATATGGAATCATTTTCAGCAAGGGATATTGAATTTAAAGAATCAAGGGAACTTGCAATTGTTGAGTACCTAACCAATTACATTGCACTCGGACTGGATTTTAAACAGAAAAATATTCACTGTTACCTACAATCCGAGAACAAAACTGTCCAAAGTTTAGCATACCTAACTGGTAAAAGAGTGAATCTTAATGAGATGAAAGCAATCTACGGATTTTCAGGCTCAACCAACATATCTCATCTCTATGTCCCCCTTGTACAAGTTGCTGACATTCTACATCCCCAGTTAGAAGAATTTGGCGGACCTAAACCAACAGTGGTGCCAGTAGGCCCGGATCAGGATCCTCATATCAGATTGACAAGGGACATTGCTGATCGTTTGAAGAGCAAATTCAATTTCATAGCACCGTCTTCAACCTATCACAGATTCATCACAGGATTAACTGGAGATAAAATGTCCAGTAGCAAGCCAAAAACGGCCATATTCTTGAGTGACAAGCCTGAAGTTGCAGAAAAGAAGATTAAAACTGCTAAGACAGGTGGAAGAGAGAGTTTAGACGAACAAAAAAAGTTGGGAGGCATTCCTGAAGACTGTGTTGTTTACGAGATGCTTCTCTACCACTTGGTGGAATCTGATAAAGAACTTGTGGAAATGTATCATGACTGCAAAAATGGGACAATGATGTGTGGAGAATGTAAAGCCAAAGCAAGCACCATGATAAGAATCTTCTTCAAAGATCTCTCCAAACGCAGGAATGTTGCAGAGGGAGAAGCCCGAAAGATATTAAGTAATTACTAA